DNA sequence from the Paenibacillus azoreducens genome:
CTTTGATCGTTCTCATTGTTATTTTCGGATTCGTACTTCTCCGGTTCCTCTCTTCCTCACTCAAGGTAGATGATTTGGTATGGCAAATTGGACAAAGCAATACGGCAGATCCATCGCTTAAGCATGTGGTTCTGATCGCGCAGGAGCTGGACAACCCATTCTGGCGCGAGATGGAGCAGGGGGCGAATGAAGCTGCCGGCAAACTGGGGATGAAAATCGATTATACGGGGCCGATTCGGATCAATCCATCGGAACAGGCAAGGCTTCTGGAAAAAGCGATTGCCGCAAAGCCGGATGGCATTTTGGTGCAGGGCATCGGAAATTCGGACTATGACCGGCTGATTGGCAAAGCGATCGATCAGGGAATCCCTGTGCTGACGGTCGATGCGGATGAACCGGAAAGCCCCCGGCTTGCTTACGTCGGCACGGACAATCGGGAAGCGGGCAAGCGGATGGGGGAACTGGTGCTAAGTAATGCCCAAGGATCCGGCCGAATCGGCGTTATCATCGGCAGCGAATTGGCGGACAACCAGAAGCAGCGGCTTGAAGGTTTCCGTTCCGTTGTTTCGGCTGTACCGGGGTTTCAAGTTGTTGATGTCCGTTCGTCCAACATTTCACGCATTGGAGCAGCCAAAGAAGCGGAAGCCATGTTGGCAAGCCACGGGGACATTGACACGATCATTGGATTCAGCGCCCTGGATGCGGCAGGCATTCTGGAAGGCGTCAAAGCAGCCGGGAAGGAAGGCCACGTTAAGATTTACGGGTTTGATGATTTGGATATGACCCGCAAAGGCATCTCCCGCGGAGAAATCCGGGCTTCGGTTGTGCAGCAGCCGATAGAGATTGGAGCCAAAGCTATTCATGTGCTGGATCAAGTGTTCAGGGGAGAACAACCTTCTCCGAAATATTTGATTGGCACGAACGTTTTGGAGCGCGGCCAGAAGGAAGCGGGGGACAACAAACGATGAATATGCGTAAAATGTTGTTCATTGTGATTCCTCTGCTGTTTATATTAAATAATGCGGTGTCTTTTTTTATTTTCCAAAGCGGACGGACGGTACAGCAAAGCTATAATATGATGCTGGATCGGGTATTATTATACAAACAGATTGAAGAGAAAACGCGCGACAATCTTCGGGCGATCAACGTATATATCATGGACCGCGATAATAGCAGCCTTGGGACGTATCAAACAAAGAGCGATGAATTGAAGGAACTTCGTTCAAGCTTGTCTGCTCAGACAGCGATTTCATCCACCGAGCTAATGGTCCGGAGCTATCGCCATATGCTTGATACGTTTATGTTGCAGGAAGCGGATATCATAAAGGCTTTAAGCAGCCGGACGCCGCTCGCTTATGCCGCATCTTACGGGGAGGCGGAGACAACGGCGTCTTTCATCCAGGAAGAGGCCTATCAATTGATCGATCAGGAGCTGAGCTATTACCAGCCGTTTTACCGTAAAATTTTCGTTCAGACCGAGGTTATGAATCATTGGGGCGTGGCCGTTTTTATTTTGAATACGGTGCTCAGCGTGGTGCTCGCATATTGGATATCGCTGCGGATTACCCGGCCGATTCAGGAATTGGTGCGGACGGCGAAGCAAATTTCGGATGGCAACCTGCAGGTGGCCCCTCCCCAAATGAGCGCTCATAGCGAATTCCGGATTCTTGCCGAATCCTTCGACCACATGCAGGAGAATTTACGGCTGTTGATTCAAACGGAAAAGGAGAGTTTGGAAAAGGACCGTCTAGTGAAGGAACTCGAGCTGGAAGTGCTGCAAAATCAAATCAATCCTCACTTCCTGTTCAACTCCTTGAATGTGTTATCCAAGCTCGCACTGATTGAAGGCGCAGAGAAAACAAGCGACCTTACCGTCTCCATGTCCAATCTGCTCCGGTATAATCTGCGCAAGCTGGACCAGCCGGTTCCGCTTCGGGATGAAGTGGAGCATGCCAAAGAATATTTCGTGATCCAGCAGGCCCGTTTCCGGGAGCGGATCCGGTTTGTCACGGAGATTGATGAAGCCGGACTGGACGTGCTGGTGCCTGTGCTTACGCTTCAGCCTCTCATTGAAAATGTGTTTGTGCACGCGATTGAAGGCATGGAGGAAGGGGCCGTTATAAAGCTTGCCGTTTCATGCCATGGGGATGAGACATGGGTGGCGATATCGGATAATGGAGCCGGCATGAACGAACAGATTAGGGAATCCTTGCTTCATTATGATCGCGAGGAACCGGTGCGGAAGGAGAGCGGATACGGCGGCCAAGGGCACTCTACCGGGCTGGGAACGCGTAATGTGTTCAGAAGATTGGAGTTATTTTATGACAAAAAGGATATGGTCGACATTCAAAGCGAACCGGGCAAAGGGACAACCGTCCTGATACGGATTCCTGCTGCGGGAAAGGGGGATGGATATGTATCGCCTATTAATCGCGGACGATGAAGCGCTGGAGCGGGAGGGCATCGAATGGATCGTAAACCGGATGATGCCGGGTACCTTTGAGATCTTTCATGCGGAAAACGGCCGTATGGCTATCCAGAAAGCAGCAGAGCTTCATCCGCATATCGTGATGATGGACGTGAGAATGCCGGGGATTCAAGGGCTGGAGGCGCTGAAGGAAATTAAAGCCCGGAACCCGGATGTCAAAATGATATTGATTACCGCGTATGAATATTTTGAATATGCAAAACAGGCGATAGCGCTTGGCGTTCAGGAGTATCTGGTCAAACCGGCCAAAAGGGAGCAGATCGCAGCGGTGCTGAGGCGGTTGCTCGATGAAATTAAGGAAGACCGTCGAAAGCGCAATGAGCAGCTGGCGGTTCGGGACCAGTTCTTTCAATTGCTTCCGCTTGCCGAGACGGAAATTGCGCTCCATCTGATGTCGGAACAGGTGAACGAGACGGAAATTGAAGGTTTGGCTGATATTTTACAGCTTTCGGCGGAGAAAGGCTGCGCATTGGTGCTTGCGTTTCCGGAATTGGGAGACGAGAAGAAGAAAATATACGATGCGGTTAAAAACATGACGCATGGCATCGTGAAAGAGCGGTGCGGTTCCGTGGTCAGCTCGATGGTTCATAGCCATATGGCCATATTTCTTATCGGGAAGAAACAAGCGGCGGATGAACCGATCAGGGAAGAAGCTGCAAAGCTGGCGTCCAGGTTGGCCGAAGCCCTTCAGGAGCAATGCGGTGTCACTATTTCCGTAGGGATCGGCTCTATGCAATCGGATACAGTCGGGATCAGGCGGTCTTATTATGAGGCTGTTTTTGCCTCCAAATACGACAATCAATGGGGAAGCATCTGCCGCTTTGAGGATTTGAACATCGCGGACAAGGACGAAGCAGGGAAAGCTTCCGATCAGCTGCCGATTGACGGCGTTCCCGCCGGCGAATCTTCATATGTGGAGCTTGCGATCCGCCAAATCCGCGCGGAACGTGAGCAAAGCACATCGAACATGCTTGACCGGGCCATAGCTTACATCCGCGACAGATTCGCAGAAGAGTTATCGCTGGAGGATGTGGCGGAGCAGGTTCATCTGAACCCCTATTATTTCAGCAAAGTGTTTAAGCAGCAAACGGGAGAAACCTTTATCGACTATGTCACCAGGCTTCGCATCGACAAGGCGAAGGATATGATGCGGGATGGAGAGCTAAGCTTGAAAGAGGTCTGCTATGCGGTCGGCTATAAGGATCCCAATTATTTCAGCCGGGTCTTTAAAAAGGTCACAGGAGTAACGCCTTCCGAGTACCGCGCGCAGCTTCAATAGATTGAAGGTCCATGCCGCGGCATGGACTTTTTTAAGATATGAAGGAGAAAATGTGCTAATTTGCGGATCGACGCCGGAGCCTGAAAAACAAGAATCAATTAAATGCTGGCATAACGCAAATTAGTGAAGGGATTCGGCCATTAGTAAGATGCCCCTCCATGTTACAATTAGTGTTGTAACCACCGGTGTTATAATTGCGCCGGTAATCGCATGAAACACAAAATATAGCTTAGAAGGGGCATCCGATGATGAGCTCAACGATAGAAGTGCAAAGCACGCAGCAAGTCAGCATGAAGTTCGTCACGCTGGTTTCCATTGTCGCTGCTTTAGGCGGTTTGTTATTTGGATTTGATACGGCCGTTGTTTCGGGCGCGGTCGGCTTCATGAAGGAACGTTTCGACTTAAGCGAATTTCAGGTCGGCTGGGCGGTTTCCAGCTTGATTATCGGCTGTATCGTCGGTGCAATCAGCTCCGGCGTAATAAGCGAAAAGTTTGGCAGAAAGAAAACGCTGATCGCAGCCGCTATTTTATTTATTATCGGTTCATTTGGTTCGGCTATACCGGATACATTCAGCGGATTTATTATCGCCCGTATGATTGGCGGAATTGGCATCGGGATCACCTCAACGCTCTGTCCGCTCTATAATGCGGAGATTGCTCCGGCTAAATATCGCGGCCGTTTGGTAGCGCTTAATCAGCTGGCAACCGTTACGGGTATCTTTCTTGTTTACTTTGTCAACATGTGGATAGCCGATCTCGGCGATCATGCTTGGGATGTTTCCACAGCTTGGCGCTGGATGTTCGGATTCGGAGTTATTCCGGGCGTATTGTTTTTGGCCCTGCTGTTTTTAGTGCCGGAAAGCCCAAGATGGCTGATCAAACAGGGCAGAGCGGCGGAATCCCTGCCGATCCTGCTGCGGATTCACGGGGAAGAGCTCGCCAGACAAGAAGTGCTGGACATTAAGGAGTCGTTTAAAGAGGAGAATGGCTCGATCCGCCAATTGTTCAGCCCTGCATTGAGACTGGCCCTGATCGTGGGCGTGGGACTGGCTATTCTTCAACAGGTTACGGGTATCAACGCCGTTATGTATTATGCGCCGGAAATCTTCAAGCAGACGGGTGCGGGAACCAACTCTGCCCT
Encoded proteins:
- a CDS encoding substrate-binding domain-containing protein, which produces MTNRKWSLALIVLIVIFGFVLLRFLSSSLKVDDLVWQIGQSNTADPSLKHVVLIAQELDNPFWREMEQGANEAAGKLGMKIDYTGPIRINPSEQARLLEKAIAAKPDGILVQGIGNSDYDRLIGKAIDQGIPVLTVDADEPESPRLAYVGTDNREAGKRMGELVLSNAQGSGRIGVIIGSELADNQKQRLEGFRSVVSAVPGFQVVDVRSSNISRIGAAKEAEAMLASHGDIDTIIGFSALDAAGILEGVKAAGKEGHVKIYGFDDLDMTRKGISRGEIRASVVQQPIEIGAKAIHVLDQVFRGEQPSPKYLIGTNVLERGQKEAGDNKR
- a CDS encoding sensor histidine kinase, producing MNMRKMLFIVIPLLFILNNAVSFFIFQSGRTVQQSYNMMLDRVLLYKQIEEKTRDNLRAINVYIMDRDNSSLGTYQTKSDELKELRSSLSAQTAISSTELMVRSYRHMLDTFMLQEADIIKALSSRTPLAYAASYGEAETTASFIQEEAYQLIDQELSYYQPFYRKIFVQTEVMNHWGVAVFILNTVLSVVLAYWISLRITRPIQELVRTAKQISDGNLQVAPPQMSAHSEFRILAESFDHMQENLRLLIQTEKESLEKDRLVKELELEVLQNQINPHFLFNSLNVLSKLALIEGAEKTSDLTVSMSNLLRYNLRKLDQPVPLRDEVEHAKEYFVIQQARFRERIRFVTEIDEAGLDVLVPVLTLQPLIENVFVHAIEGMEEGAVIKLAVSCHGDETWVAISDNGAGMNEQIRESLLHYDREEPVRKESGYGGQGHSTGLGTRNVFRRLELFYDKKDMVDIQSEPGKGTTVLIRIPAAGKGDGYVSPINRGR
- a CDS encoding AraC family transcriptional regulator, with amino-acid sequence MYRLLIADDEALEREGIEWIVNRMMPGTFEIFHAENGRMAIQKAAELHPHIVMMDVRMPGIQGLEALKEIKARNPDVKMILITAYEYFEYAKQAIALGVQEYLVKPAKREQIAAVLRRLLDEIKEDRRKRNEQLAVRDQFFQLLPLAETEIALHLMSEQVNETEIEGLADILQLSAEKGCALVLAFPELGDEKKKIYDAVKNMTHGIVKERCGSVVSSMVHSHMAIFLIGKKQAADEPIREEAAKLASRLAEALQEQCGVTISVGIGSMQSDTVGIRRSYYEAVFASKYDNQWGSICRFEDLNIADKDEAGKASDQLPIDGVPAGESSYVELAIRQIRAEREQSTSNMLDRAIAYIRDRFAEELSLEDVAEQVHLNPYYFSKVFKQQTGETFIDYVTRLRIDKAKDMMRDGELSLKEVCYAVGYKDPNYFSRVFKKVTGVTPSEYRAQLQ
- a CDS encoding sugar porter family MFS transporter, with amino-acid sequence MMSSTIEVQSTQQVSMKFVTLVSIVAALGGLLFGFDTAVVSGAVGFMKERFDLSEFQVGWAVSSLIIGCIVGAISSGVISEKFGRKKTLIAAAILFIIGSFGSAIPDTFSGFIIARMIGGIGIGITSTLCPLYNAEIAPAKYRGRLVALNQLATVTGIFLVYFVNMWIADLGDHAWDVSTAWRWMFGFGVIPGVLFLALLFLVPESPRWLIKQGRAAESLPILLRIHGEELARQEVLDIKESFKEENGSIRQLFSPALRLALIVGVGLAILQQVTGINAVMYYAPEIFKQTGAGTNSALMQTIFVGLINFLFTILAIWLIDKVGRKVLLLVGSAAMAICLAVIGIAFHTGHTSGPLVLIFILIYVAAFAVSLGPVVWVVMSEIFPNRIRGKATAIASMALWAADYLVSQAFPPMLASAGPAITFWSFGLMALITFIFTWRVIPETKGKSLEEMESLWASRKA